The DNA region TCGATGCCAAGAAGTGGGAGGAATTGAGCAAGGTCAACATCTTTAATCCAACAGCGGCTCAGAGGTCATCAGTGTCACCTACTCGACCAGTCAAACCGCTCAAGAAGACTCGGGGCGGAGGAGTTCGCCTAACAGCAGGATCGGCTGGAATggcagaggaggacgatAGTAGTGGTGAGGACCGAGCACAGGCAGGCACCGGAAGAGCCAACGCCAGTGGTCCCAAAAGCCCCAACGCCATGGATATTGACCCTCCCGTTTCTGAAACGACAGCTCAACAACCGCCTGCGGCCAACGAAGCCCGACCCATCCCTGTTGAACCGACAAAGCCGGAGTGGCGAGCTGGCCATGTTGGCACCACTGCGACCGCTGCTCCGCCTCTGCCTCCAAAGGTCAACGGTACACAGAAGATGCCCAAAGTGAACCCAACTCACGCAGGGTCCGAAGACACGGACGACTTTATGAGACCGAATGTGTTTGCAGACTTTGAGAATATTGCGCCTTTCAGCCAGAAAGCAACAGGACTGAACTCATTTGCCGATTTGGGCCAAAGCCTGCCATTCCAATCCAGACCCTCGGCCACAATTCCCATACCTCAGATGAAGCCTACGCCGCTTTCCTGTCCACCTGTTCCCCAAGCACCCAAAGTTCCGACAACACTTGCTTTTGGCGGTGTCAAGTTAGGGAGCCCAGCTTGGAATACATATACCAAGGAGTTTGAGGCCTACATGATTGCTTGGTCTCAATGGAACGGCACGATGTTGACACACTTTTCTACACGCCAGGCTCAACAAAACTCGGCGGGCTTCTCATGGGTCAGTGCTATGGGTGACAATGGTTATCAGGAATATGTCAACTCGCTGGAGCAGGACAAGCCACTCAGACAAAAGTGGCTAGCCGCATGCGAGAACCATGAGCTGCAGTTCAAAGAGTTTCAGAAGATGCGGcaggggttgatgaggaatTAGGAGGCTTGGAGGCATCGGGTATCCTGAAGGTAATGGCGCCCTGCGACTGCgttttcttcaccttcacccgGCTCCAAAAATTGCTTCGATGCCGCCTGAACTGCGGTAACGCAACAGCAGGAAGACAAGTGGGCATCTTCAGCTGCGAAGCCCAGCCATCATTATCCAAGGTTCGGTTTCAAGCCGTTATGTGACCTACCGTTACGCTCAGCTGTATCTTCGGCTAAAGGGATGTCAGCTTGTGGGAAATGACGAGCATGACCGCATAGTTTTGTTCTCCCGGGAGGACACTGAGTAGCAAAAGTGCGGAAATGTTACGCAGGCCTTTTGGTTGGAGCTTGGTCTGTCGATAGGAGAGCACGACATCCTCAAGTCGAGATACTTCCATCTATTATTATCAAGTAGGGGTTGGGTACGAGACACCATCTCAAAAAAGATCGGGTTGGATGAAGGTTGATGTTCTATGGGCTTGGCTCGCTGCCGCTTTTCGGTGATAGTTCAGGCTATCCCTAATGTCACGGAGATCAGTGCGATGGCTCTTTTTGCGTTTCTAGGTTCTGGCAACAAGGTTTAAGGTTTGTTTGCCGTTGCTATCTTGCTAGATTTGTTCTCTGCGAACTTGGCGAAGCAAAATcagggaaggggggataGAAGCGGTTACCTAGAGGGATGCACATGAAACTAGATGAAATGGGGAGACGAGCTTTGGTTGGGTTATTTTGGTGTATAGTACTGTTAGATGGAGTTTCTGATTGCTGGATATTGTGGCTTGGTGCGTGTCGATGCAGGTTACCATCTCTTTCTGCGTAATGGCTCAAGAAAAAGGCGAGAAGATCAAGTTCCCTCCTTGTTATGGACAGTCGAGGCTGATGTGTCTCATGGTGGCAAAGTTCGGCCCTAACATAGTGTGATGTTATTTCTACCTATCAGTCgcccctccaaaaacacccaCCTTGTTACCCTTGACGACAGCTATCGAGTCTCGCCTGACAAACCCCTCAACACACGCCCCAATCTCCTTAACCCCTCTGTGATCTtgtgctcctcctcccaagagAAACTCAACCTGATATTCCGCGTAAACTTCGCcccttcctcatctccccTCACCTCAAACATCTCCCCCTCTGCCACgatcaactcctcctcttgcctGGCCTTTTGCGCCACCACCCTTGCGTCAAGCCCCCCCGGCAAAGTCAACCAAACAAAATACCCCCCAAACCTATCCCCATCCTGCGCAGCCACCGTCACCCCCAACGCTCCCAACTCCTGCTTGATCGTTTCCATGATGAGCTCATGTCGTCTCCGCAGACTGGGCCTGACCGTTTCCTGCAGAtgcctctccaactccccagcCTTCATCACTTCAGCCAACAACGCAGCAGCAAACTGGCTGGCCGCGCCTCCCGACCTGGTCGCCCCCGTCTGGGACAGCCCCATGACGAAGTCTGGCGTGCCGTGAACCCACCCCGTCCTGAGACCGGGTCCCAGCAGTTTGGAGAAAGAGCCGTTGGAAATAACGTTGCCGAACCATTTCCCAGAGCTTGTTGCGAGCTCTGAGGGACCCAATGACAAGTCAATGTCTGAGAGGCGCGGGAGCAACGGGCCGAGGTCAGACGAGGGGGAGGCTGGCAGGATAGGCCATTGTAAAAAGTCGTAGACATCATCACTCACGACCAGCACATCGTGCCTTCTGGCGACTTTGACCAGTCGGTTTCTCTTCTCCAGCGTCATGGTCGTCCCAGAAGGGTTGGAGCACGTCGAAACAAGGTAGACAACATGGTGGTAGTGCTTTCTGTAGGGGCCGGCGTTTTTCCTTTCTGCTCCTTTGTGagttggctggtggtgctgggccTCGTGCTTTTGAAGCAAAGTGTCCAGCAAGTCGATATCAATGCCCCCTTGCTGGTCCTCTGGCACGGCTTTTATGCGTCCTGGACCAAACCCGGCATCCTCAAAGATGGGACAAGCGAGGTAGTAGCATGGCGCCGACGCCCATACTTTGTGACGTTGACTGTCAGCATAACGTCTCTAAAAACTGGCCATGGGTGAGACACCTACCAGTCTGGGTGTAAGACGGGTCAGTAAAACTAGCCAGCACACATGCCAACCCCTGACTCGCGCCGCCGGTGATGCATATCTCCTCGCTCTTGGTGCTGGTTGAATATTGCTTCTCCAGCCAGACAGCCAATTCTTCTCTGAGAGGCTGGTACCCCGGGTCTGGGCCGTATTGCAAGGCAGGAACGAACAGGGAGGGGTCAGAGAGGAGCGCCGTCGAGGCGGCCTGTAAAATGGAGGAAGATAACAAGGACGGGGAGGGCCAGCCTCTGAGAAAGTTGATGAGCTCCTTCTTGGAACTGGAAGCACCCCTTTCAGGGTCGAGTGTCTGATTAGTGACGTCTTGTAATGGTGACGTGGGTGAGGTGTTTATGGAGTTTGAAATCGTCTTATCAGATGTTGTTGGCGCCATCTTGACCAAATCATGTAACCAATGGCAAGAAAACTGCGCGGTTCCAACTAAAGTGATGACTGAAGGCAAGAATGTAAAGGCTAAGTCCGGGGTTTGATGTCGTGAGTGGAGAAAGGCCTCTTGACAACAAAACACGACCAGAGGCGGAAGGAGGTGCGGGGCGAATGACACAATTGTCTCTCCGGAAAAGGCGACCAAATATTGACATGCGCATAGTGACAAGTCATTGGTACCATACGAGGCGAGACTCGAAAAGAAACATACCCAAATAATACATACAATAATGAGCTCATTTACTGCACTGAACTAATAAGTTACAATGTTACTCCAGTTGCCTACCGCCCCATGCTTCAGCTGAAAAACTCGTGATGGAATTATGCCGTCCATACACTACAGATAAAAATGACAAGTCCTCATCCTTCTCTTGTACACCCTTTGTTTTTTGATGGAAGACACCCGTGCTATAATGTGTCAAGAACATCCAGTTGTGCCCTGCCATCCTACCGGATTACCATTCCCTCCACTTTGGAATCCTTCCTAATGCAAATGTTCCAAAGGATGAAAGCCTGAACAAGCATCTGTTGCATTCACATCCCACTTTCCACGGTCCCACCCTTTTTGCCCTGTCTAACGGTTTGAGCTGCCATGTAAATCCAGAGAACCTGGCAGACAAACTCATTGCAGGGAGTTGACAGTCCCCACTCTTCCGCTCAACAAATGCATCCTCTAGTGGCCATGTTGGTGCGACAAAACAGGAGAAATCCGTGGTGCTTCGAAAGAAATCAACCAAGAAGTGGCCAGACTCCAGAAAATGCGACTGACTATGTCGCTGCAAAGAATGGGGCTGGCTCAGAAACTCGTACAGGACCGCCGCATCTCAGGCCACAGGTTCAACATAACAAAGGCCAGTATATCGCTTAGCCGTCATACTTAGTGCCGTAGTATCGTGCTTCGACTTCTACTTGTCGATAGAACGGAGTTGACGGCACCAAGGAAGAAAGAATTATACCACTGTGCTGGCCCGTTTTGCCACCATGTCAGCATCCACCCACTTCCTCTATGTTTGAATGGGTGCTGGGGTGTTACGAGACCAATTGTCACGCCCGCGATAGCTGCCACGACTTCCTCGACTATGCGAGGGATTGGCACCCGTGGAGCTCGAGCCTTGATCAACAGAGGACGATGGTGTATCTCGTCCCTTGCCTCCTTGCCTGTAATGGGGTGCAGTGGTGTTCCGGCCACCACGCGGACCACCACGGCGGGGGTTGCTGCGGTTCCGCCCGTAGGGAACCAcaatctccttcctctcggTTCCGGGAAAGGACACGCACCATATAGTGCCAGCCCCGGACATGGGCACCGGGAAAGTGATGGAATCAGCACTCGAAGGAACTGCATAAAGTTTCTTCGGGAGAGGTTTAGGCGTGGGAGACGGCTGCCATGCCGCTTCGGATACTGTGTTAGGAATCCTCACTGGTGGCAACGATCCCatctcttgctcctcaaAGCAGTCTTCCGCCATCCCCTTTGTGGTTACGGATCCATCCTTGCCAGAGAGCGGTGAAGAGGGGTGAGAGAAAGGTGAACTAGGCCATGGCTCGGAAGCCATGTGGACAGGTTCATCTCCGAATCTGAGGCCGGGCGACCTGGGGTTGACAGAGTGAGCCTTGCGCCCACCGAGCAGATTGTCAAACCTTGCCTGCCAGGCACTCTCCGGTTTGTTGAATGATGGCCGACGATTGCCTGCGTTTGATCCAGCGGGGGGGTGTTCAGACTCCTTGTAAGCAGCTTCTTTGGCCCAAGCGAAACTTGGAACGTGGGATTTGCCTTGGCCAACGGCTGTGGCGCTTCTCCTGTCGCTAGATGCGGATGGAGGAAGTCGAACAACGGGTTGAGGACGAGGCAGAGACACGTGGGGATGGGCAACATCCCCATCGAAGGCAGGGTGACCCACCATgtctggtggaggaggagacggtgaCTTGGGCCGAGAAACTTCCATGCTACTCCCAAGACGAACGTCacgggaaggggggaagaaACGAGACCCACGAGCATGCTGGGGTGCAGTCGGGACACCGAGGATCGAAGTTGTCGAGATATCCCGAGTATTGATAGTACTCTGGGTAAGGTGGCCGTACTCGGCCGGGCCATTGCTCGACGCCGACGGCTCTTGCTGAGAGGCCGTGGCCTTCACCTCGGCAGCGGCGCCCCAAGCATGTTCAGAGCCAATCTTGACCGTCTGCTTTGGGGCAGCTTCTATCCGCCTGCCGTCAGCATCAAGTTTCGTTGGGCGCCAAGTATCCTTGATAGGCGGTTGGTCATTCAATCCACGACCAGATTCTTTGAGACGACGCTCCCGCTCTGAGGCGGAATCGCCCAGCATCTTGGCAAACAGTTCATCTTGTAAGCCTATCGTGCTGGCGCTGTTAGTccaggcggaggaggcagtCTGCCTGGGCTCTGATGCATTTCCTCCATGAGCTTGTTCACTCCGGGGTCCAGGTCTCGGGGGCCCAATCGGCGGCAAACGAGTTGTAGGAGCCATTGCCCCGCGTACGCTGGTTGGCGGTGCTATAGGACCAGGTCCAGATTTACTCGAAAGCTGATGCGGGAGTTGTGTAGTACCCAAATCAGAAACAAATGTACCGTTGCCCAGAGTGCGATTGTTATTCGGAGCGCCCCAAACGTTTTTAGCAGGTCCAGCTTGTGGAGGGCCCCAGGTGGGAGTCGCTTGATAGCGCTCAACGGGCTTGCCTGTGCTCGGCCAAGGGTGGGCGTGGGTGTGCGGCTGTGCGTCGATGCTGTTCAGAGTTGCCAGGGTTTGCACCGGTGATCCATTTGGCAGAGCTTCAGGCTTCCGTTCGAGTTCGGGTGCAGCACCCGGatcgacatcctccttcGGCTTGGGCTCATGAGTCTCTGTGGGCTTTTGCGTGACAGGCTCACGGGGttgagctggagctggagggtggTCCTTGGCGGCGGCCATCTTGGCGCTCTTAGATTCAGGGGCAGGACCCATCGCTTCCAACTTTGCGCGAATGCGCTCTTTTCTTTCGGCCTCCTCTCTcgcttcttgttcttgacgaCGCTTCAGGGCAAGCTCGCGCCTTTCCCTCATCAATTTCTTCTGCAATTCGATATCCTGCTCAGTAACACCAACAAGGCTTGCCGCGGGAACAAGTGGGGATTGTTGGATGGCTGCGGGGGCAGCATCCTGTACACTGGCCACGGATGGTGCCTGATGATATGGAATGGCATGTGTCATCGCAGGAGAAGCTCGGGGAGCCCAGCCttggggatgacgaggaccGCCGGACGGTGAAAAGTTGCGTGGCGAAGCTGGGCCATCGCTGCCGACTGTCATAGACCCACGTCTTGCGTTGATGAGCTCTGGGGGTGGCATCGGATGCTCGAGAGTCTTAAGCCGGTGCAGGACTCCGCTACCGCCACTAACATTGGACGATCCACGGCGTCGGCCATAAGGCCCAGGCTGTTCAATATCCCTGGCTCCCTGGTATGGACCAGAAGGTTCAAAAGGCCCTTGCTGGTCATAATGCGCAGGCCGGTGCAAGACCGCTGGTTGTCGACCCGGTGGCACATCAGAGCGTACCGTACCCCGGCGATCAGAAACGGGTTCATAGCGGCCAGACTGCGAGTTGTACAATTCTCTGTTGCTGTGCGGTGGACCATCGCGCCATGGGGCCCTACTAAAATCATCGGCAGCGATCTCCTTGGGCGCCAGGCGAGCGTCGCCAGAAAGGGCGGGATCACGTGGAGGGTATCTGGAAACTGGCGGGCCAGACACATCTGGTGCTGCTATCGGCGAGACCTTGTCGACCTTTGGTATTGTAGCCCATGGAGACTTTATCGCGGcgggcgggggaggcggcTTCGCTACAAGCGTTGGTTTCTCGGGAGCACCCTTCAACACCAGAcccttaccaccaccaagtaCATGGGTCTTAGGTGCGGGACCAGGACCGGGAGCAGTAGCCGGTGGGGCAACAAGGGCCGAGGCTTTCGTTTTGGCTGAACTCTCACTTTCTCGTGATGCTTGCCGGACAGCCAACTCGCCCGTTGATGCTGTTTGCGCTGCCTGGGGCGCGGAAGCAGAAGCTGGCATTGCATGATGGTCATCGATATGTGGGATGGTAGTTTTCGTTCCGTCAGCCCAAACGATGGCCTCGGGGGTCCaatcctcgtcgtcatcttctaTATCTGCCCAGTTATTCTCCCCTTTGATGTCCTCGGGCCCAAGGCGGCTCGCCATATGGATGCCATACTTCTTAAGTTCTTCATCCGTATATTTCTTGGGCTCCGGTGGGGGTGCGGCTAGTGAAGATGTATTAGCAAACTActcacaacagcaacaactgcCATGTAATTCCATGATGCTTGCTCACGTCGATTCTTGTTCCAGACTGCGTTTGCGTCTGGAGCCGATCCCGACTTCCCTCCGTTTGCGCCAGAGGACTTTGCAACCAAGCCACTTCCGGTCTTGGCAACCAATCGGGGTCGAGATGAACTCAAAGTGCTGGATGGGGTcggggaggagctgagggtgACGGTAGGTTTCTCCAGCGGCTTGGTCTGAGCAGGAGGCGCCGTGCCcttttggtggaggaaggtCTTATTGACACTGATCGCCTTGAATGGCGctggcttcttgatggtcgACGAAGGTCTAGGATGACCGGCGCCGtcctccttgcccttggagCCATCTTTAGACGCCTCGTTGTCGGACCCTCCACTAACACTGACTTCGGCCGAGTTCACAAGATCATCGATAATGTCGGATATATGCTTGTTTGCAAGGTCGTCGGTCGAGGCGCCATTTATGTGCGTTCGGTTGACGTCGACATTTTCCGGGTTAGTGTCGACCTTGGTGGACTGTACACATGCGCAAACAAACAGTCAGCAAAGGCGGGGTGCgcctgagaagaagggggggagctCTCGAGACTCACGGGTTGGGCGTCAGAAGTTATGGTAGCTTCATCGGATCGTTGTTTTGGTGACTCAGTGGCCATCATCCGCGTGGAATACTCGTGGATTCGAATCGTGGATGGGAATAGTCCGATCGCAGTTCGGCGCAGAACAGATTAGGCCGTCGTAGCGTACAGATAGACGATGCTGTAATGTTTTCTgtaggaaaaaaaaggtgggTTCCGGTCAGCTCCAGGAAGCAAGGGGAGTGGTTTGCTCGAGGGTGCAGCGCGGAGCAGATCGAAGGCTGGGCCTCGCGCAACGGAGGGACTGAGCCAGGTCGACTCGCAACTTTTGTTCGCCGTGTGCAACCCACTTGGCCCGGCCGGTCTAGTTGGGAGCGAGATACGTACCTCTTGACCCTGAAGATGCTGGGGATAATTGAGAACGGTGATACCTCGCGGTCGCGGGTCAATATTTGGGTCGTCGTGGGGGAGTGAGGTAAGGGTCGttggagaaagagagggcaGGAAGCGTCCTGTGAGGCGATGCGGCTGGTGGTCGGAGGTCTTTTTGCCCACTTGCAGCACTGACGACTCGGTCGGTTGGCAACCAGAGGTCAGAGCTGCCGGGGTCATCGCTTCGGGCTTAGCActgggtggtggtctgtGCTTTGTTGAAGATCTACTCTCTGACCCTCCACAGACAACCAGTCCCGAGCCAGCGAATATATGAAGGGAAAATCTCTATATGTTTGAGTTCAGGATCTGGCAAAGTTTGTATGGATTGTTCATTGCCAGTCCTAGTCGAATAAATGTACAGTATCTCTGCATCAAGGGCCTCTAGCAATCATGCTTCGACTGAGAGGCATCGCGCTTCCTAGGCTGAACCATGGTCTTGACCTTTTGTGTGTCATGCCTGATATATTCCACAATGCCCGTCATCAGAGAAACAGAAAGATTACGTAGAGCTCACATGCCAAACTTGCTCATGAAAAATTAGAGAACTACATCACTAGGACTGAAGATATTCGGCCTCTTGATTGTACAGGTGGTGTTTCGCGCATCCTCCCAATTGCTTGCTAGCGAGCGGACTGGACCTTATGTAGAACAGCAAGTTCGCGCAAGGGCTCTGAGCCTAGCTGGGAATATCCGACCCTCATCTCCATTGAAATCGGGTTACAGTGACCGTAGGCTGCACCATTGGCCACTTGGTAGAGCGCCATCCCAGGCAGCTAGCAGAGACAtcacaaaagaaacaactCTGTTGCTAAGTGTCTCGTAGGCACTTCACTCTATTCGGTAACAGGTTATATACACACCCGAGTCAACTCCAAGCGGAATGTCATCTTCCACAACACCGGCTGAGTAGCTTAGTGGGCGTTGTTCTTGTGGTGACCTATTATTTGTTAGAGAGCAAGCCTCAACTCCCGAGCTCTTTGCATTTAAAACTCACGAAGGTGGAAGTAGTAGTTCTGGGCGTAACCAGTGATCAGGACCAGGAGAATGGCGTGGACGATGGCTATGACATGATCAGCATTTGGTACTCCCTCTTGTCGTGTCGCCGACAGATACAGAGATACCTACGCGCAGCACTGGGGTTCTTGCCAAAGTACTTGGCCTGATATCTTCCGAGGAGACCGGTGGGCTTGACCTCAGGGGCGGAGCCACGGGGAAGTTTGGAGTAGAAGTTGACGACACGCTGCATGCGGACGGCATCGGGGTTGGCACCAATGGCCTAGTTTCCTCCGTTAGCTAATGACCCCTTTCAAATTGTTGACCTGTCCGAATTCTCCATTTCCAAGCGTATTCTGTCCAACAATATCCCGTCGTCCATGTCGTCGTCCCTCATTCCACTTCAGagtcctcccctcccctccccgccaccaaCTTTCCAGATCCCATTTGGCTTTCCAGTGTCGAGTCGCAATGTCGGAGTGAATTAAAATAGACGTACCTTGGGGGAAGCGACCTGCAAAAGTGAGTTAGCAAGGTTCCCTACCTGGCTGCAGTCCTCCCTATCCATCCGGATCTTACcttgggggggatgagggtcGAAAGCGCCCGGCGAGTGACAAAGCTCAT from Podospora pseudoanserina strain CBS 124.78 chromosome 1, whole genome shotgun sequence includes:
- a CDS encoding hypothetical protein (EggNog:ENOG503P08K); translated protein: MMATESPKQRSDEATITSDAQPSTKVDTNPENVDVNRTHINGASTDDLANKHISDIIDDLVNSAEVSVSGGSDNEASKDGSKGKEDGAGHPRPSSTIKKPAPFKAISVNKTFLHQKGTAPPAQTKPLEKPTVTLSSSPTPSSTLSSSRPRLVAKTGSGLVAKSSGANGGKSGSAPDANAVWNKNRPAPPPEPKKYTDEELKKYGIHMASRLGPEDIKGENNWADIEDDDEDWTPEAIVWADGTKTTIPHIDDHHAMPASASAPQAAQTASTGELAVRQASRESESSAKTKASALVAPPATAPGPGPAPKTHVLGGGKGLVLKGAPEKPTLVAKPPPPPAAIKSPWATIPKVDKVSPIAAPDVSGPPVSRYPPRDPALSGDARLAPKEIAADDFSRAPWRDGPPHSNRELYNSQSGRYEPVSDRRGTVRSDVPPGRQPAVLHRPAHYDQQGPFEPSGPYQGARDIEQPGPYGRRRGSSNVSGGSGVLHRLKTLEHPMPPPELINARRGSMTVGSDGPASPRNFSPSGGPRHPQGWAPRASPAMTHAIPYHQAPSVASVQDAAPAAIQQSPLVPAASLVGVTEQDIELQKKLMRERRELALKRRQEQEAREEAERKERIRAKLEAMGPAPESKSAKMAAAKDHPPAPAQPREPVTQKPTETHEPKPKEDVDPGAAPELERKPEALPNGSPVQTLATLNSIDAQPHTHAHPWPSTGKPVERYQATPTWGPPQAGPAKNVWGAPNNNRTLGNGTFVSDLGTTQLPHQLSSKSGPGPIAPPTSVRGAMAPTTRLPPIGPPRPGPRSEQAHGGNASEPRQTASSAWTNSASTIGLQDELFAKMLGDSASERERRLKESGRGLNDQPPIKDTWRPTKLDADGRRIEAAPKQTVKIGSEHAWGAAAEVKATASQQEPSASSNGPAEYGHLTQSTINTRDISTTSILGVPTAPQHARGSRFFPPSRDVRLGSSMEVSRPKSPSPPPPDMVGHPAFDGDVAHPHVSLPRPQPVVRLPPSASSDRRSATAVGQGKSHVPSFAWAKEAAYKESEHPPAGSNAGNRRPSFNKPESAWQARFDNLLGGRKAHSVNPRSPGLRFGDEPVHMASEPWPSSPFSHPSSPLSGKDGSVTTKGMAEDCFEEQEMGSLPPVRIPNTVSEAAWQPSPTPKPLPKKLYAVPSSADSITFPVPMSGAGTIWCVSFPGTERKEIVVPYGRNRSNPRRGGPRGGRNTTAPHYRQGGKGRDTPSSSVDQGSSSTGANPSHSRGSRGSYRGRDNWSRNTPAPIQT
- the ATP17 gene encoding ATP synthase f chain, mitochondrial precursor (EggNog:ENOG503P4M2; COG:S; BUSCO:EOG09265FTN); the protein is MSFVTRRALSTLIPPKVASPKAIGANPDAVRMQRVVNFYSKLPRGSAPEVKPTGLLGRYQAKYFGKNPSAAPIVHAILLVLITGYAQNYYFHLRHHKNNAH
- the YEY2 gene encoding Valine--pyruvate aminotransferase (COG:E; EggNog:ENOG503NVUW), whose product is MAPTTSDKTISNSINTSPTSPLQDVTNQTLDPERGASSSKKELINFLRGWPSPSLLSSSILQAASTALLSDPSLFVPALQYGPDPGYQPLREELAVWLEKQYSTSTKSEEICITGGASQGLACVLASFTDPSYTQTVWASAPCYYLACPIFEDAGFGPGRIKAVPEDQQGGIDIDLLDTLLQKHEAQHHQPTHKGAERKNAGPYRKHYHHVVYLVSTCSNPSGTTMTLEKRNRLVKVARRHDVLVVSDDVYDFLQWPILPASPSSDLGPLLPRLSDIDLSLGPSELATSSGKWFGNVISNGSFSKLLGPGLRTGWVHGTPDFVMGLSQTGATRSGGAASQFAAALLAEVMKAGELERHLQETVRPSLRRRHELIMETIKQELGALGVTVAAQDGDRFGGYFVWLTLPGGLDARVVAQKARQEEELIVAEGEMFEVRGDEEGAKFTRNIRLSFSWEEEHKITEGLRRLGRVLRGLSGETR